The genomic segment TTTAATGCTtctattatttaatttagatttCGCGTATGACAGGTCTGTAAAAAAGGAATGTTTCAAGATCATTTGTATGTGTCCCTATTAGCAGTGAAGGATATGACTCTGCCATGCAACTGGAATGATTGTAcgcatttaaaaatcatttagtattaaacattaatgcacaacctttttgtttttatatagaaatatgTATCGTAAAGCATTGGAGCTGTTCACACAACTTGTCTGTATCTCTTTTCGTGCAGTATGTGAACTGTATTGTGGTGTTCAATTCCTAAAATAATGAATTGAGAcatatttcataaataaaaatgacaatggAATTTGTTGAGTACATGCTACTTCTAGTGAATCAATGCATTATCAAAGACAACGGTGGCTCATTTATGGCCGCTTCATATTGATGcatatctgtctgtccatctttcTTCCTATCAGTTGAGTTCTTATAATAGATtgaatgtttgtgtgtcagtTGGGTGGATGTTGTTGAATAGGCGCAGTGCCTGTAATTTCGTTTCGAATATGAAATGTATTAATCAACAGTCTTCTCGGGCTTGCTTAAAATGCGTAAGACAAATGCACAACCTTCACAGATATTAGTGACACGAAAGGGTCTAGTAGTATGATTAGTTAACTTTTGACTTTTACATGTtctattataaaaacattactcTATGCTAACAGTACAAAGTTTAGTGCtgaatatcattttaatttcacgCAGCGGGCTTCGAGTGAGCCTTACATACATAATGCAAGCAATGCTTGCAGGTCACGATCTAGACATGTAGTGTTAATTTATACTTAATTACACAGTTAATAGTGCAATTCTTCGCTATACTTATATTCAATATTATATCATTTCATTTAAGCAAGAGTAAGGTGCGTATGTCTTACTCGGTCTATAATTTTACCACAATGTAACTCATTTTAAAAGAATGAAGGTGAAAGAAGGcgaatttttaatgaaatgtcaCTTTGAATATGCCACGACAACATTCTGATACAGTTTGATCTTCACAGTTTGGTACTGCTTCATAAGGACTGTCCCGTTCCCGGCTCTGAAGGTATGGTCGGAGGTACAACATTCATTGATTGCTTAAAAtagtataatttttaaataacattagtattttaataataGCAATATTAACTTTTCaatatttagtaaataaaaCTAACTGCCTGAAACACTGTAAATtgtgtaaatttgaatttttttgttatgaCACGCCATTTAAATTTAATGCTAGTGGCACATTTAACGAATAACTTAAATACTTCAACTTCTTATTACaacaatttctttttaaatacaatGGTATACCGTAATCAAGAATTAATTACACATActttaaaaacgtttttttttttcatctgtcAGTTTTCTaatttgattatattatatatatatatatatatatatatatatatatatatatatatatatatatatatatataatacttttttaCCAATCAAGGAGACAAGGCTATAGTCGCTAACTCCCTTTTGTCTAAATGCTACGGAATAAGAAATTCTATCAAATGTATATCAGagttatataaatgtatatatgagTTATTTAAATGTAAGAAGCATTATAAGAAAAGTAAGTAATTTGGTGAATAATTGCTTACGAACGTTTCAACTCCTCAGTAACGCGTATGAGGCACACACCCAGTAActgataaaaactttttttgtcattagtCAACTGCCCAAGTTTGTATATTGTGTTGAAGTTACTTACTTTTAAAACTGAGAAATTTAATGTTAACTGCATGATAGTTAAGCCTAGTGTTTTAACGTCACGTGATCTCGCGTTACCCTTGACCATGACTATGCAGTCGCTTTGACCTTGACATCACAGAGTCTTGTGAATAATAAACAGAGGGGCTGGACACCACTGGCCGTGGTTTGTTTTCAGGCAAACAAGGTGTTATTTCCCTGTCTAGACGGCGAGAGTTAATGACATaccataaatacataaaaaaaaggaaaatgctCTGATTATCCAATATCCTTGTCATTGTGAAAATGTACACTGTGTACATTTTCAGTCCCCCGTTTTTTACTTCTCACACAGTTTTTCTCTTCCGCGATCCCTTTCCCGTATAAGTTTTAAACCACCAATGGTTGTATTCTCTCATCATGAGGTGTAGGTTATATTGACCACGAAGGCAGGTAGTGCATTTACGTCTGCAAAAGACAGTGCTCAGAGATGTCATCTTGTGTTATTTCCATAGGCGCTCCGAGGAATGATGGGTATTTCTTACCAAATATCAAGAGCTGCATCCTCCACAGGGTCACGCCAAAAGGTACGgctagtttatttatttgtagtgAAAATGCGCACTGCCTTggtgttttaaatatggaaatgAGTAGATCATTTATGAATATAGAACTGTATGTATTTCGTTTATGGTCTTTTATTGATGCACTTGTTCTGTCAACCATTTTCTGTCTGGTTAGGCGCAAGGCCTATTCAAAATACGTAAATCTATTATGAGCAATGCAAAGAGAAACTTATCGCAATGTATATTTACTTTTCCTACTCACGTGAGCGTCAAAACACGCTTTacaatttgtgtttttattaatttattgccaaatgtaggcctaattaattcatcattttgtgctatcttcaaaaaaaaagtaaaattcatttattaaattgttggATTTAGCTAGAATACAAATTATTaactcgatttaaaaaaaaaatttgttgcAAGCGGTTTAGTTCAAATCTATGTTGATTTTGCGCAGCTTTAGCACTATTTCGTGCTATTTAAGATTATAGTAAagagttgtgttttttttttaatattaaaattaataataggCTACTTGCTGGTTTTGCATAGGACAAATGGTGCTATATTGTAATGTAGAAATCGGATAATTTGATgcacatttttgttgtgttacTATCTACAATTACTGCTTTTACTATCACTCCATCGGTTTATTAATTGTAAACTCAACAATAAACGATGTTGCACTTATGAACCCATAATTAGATTGTCTTAGATTACTGTTCAAATTGATTtaaacacatataaatataacgtataaataaaacaaaaatgcatacATACACATTTTAAAGCATGCACTCATACCGAActtgagaaaaataaatatataaataaactctTCACAACTGCATGGTTTCGATGGAAATGTTTctcaaattataaatgtttagtGCAAAAGGCCTGTTCAGCCAAACATATGGGCTCACgtagggttttttttatccGCCGGCTCTAAACAGAGCAGCTGGAATGTGAAGAGAGAGATCAGTGTGTTGAGGAGAAAGGGGGCTGATAACCTCTGGTGGCGTATGGTGGAAATATCAGGAAGTGAGCAGTGTAGATTCAACACGAAGACACATGCTTTGCAAAGATCTTTATATTTGTGTCTGGCGCACGTACTCTTACTGAATATGTGTGCTTGATTTAAGATGAATGTAACGAATAAACTAGCAACATGTGCATATTTGAGGAATTTAGTGTTTACAAAAAGGCATggcacacatacacattgaaTTGTATGATTAGGATGGGTTGGTTTGATTAAACTATATcagtatttacatttatgcacagCAGACGCTTTTTTCAAGAGAGGAACAAAAGCAATTGGTCAGTAATCCaacaatatttataatacaCAATGGCAGGATTATTTGACAAGGAAACAAGTTAGTTTTGCTTATTTAGTACGGCTGATTTAATTCcgaaatgtatataatatatatttattattttatatatatgctGTATATGATATTTAAGATGCATTACATCTTTTACAGTGTGACCCAGATTTgcatctgtaaatgtttttcttttttttcttttgtattttgtaaactTAGAATATTACCAGCTCGAATTATATCGTTGCATAgtccatgaaaacaaaataataaatatagaataaaaataaatataaacagaaaCTTAGTTCaggtttgcatttttttttcaaacgcCGTATGCTAAAGTGTTTCGGAAACATCCTATTGATTTCTGTTTTAACCATTGTCTTGTTTAAGCTcaatttattattacttaatttaAAGAACAATTacctgttatttaaaaaaaaaaagaagaaaagataaAGGCAATAgtgcaaagcaaaaaaaaaaaaaaaagtttttctggAAGTTGCGTCTTTAATTCTCTACTTTGTTTTGTAAAGCTGTGTTTTCAGTATAactgtcattattttaatttactattgtagttagcattattattattattattattattattattagatttttaaagtCTGTAAGGATACCCAACTATCATCAAACTTTCATCCTTTCTCCAAATTAAGTATTTGAGAACAGGAATTTTGCATTGAATTCACATTTAATGTATACGTTTTTGTTTCCTTAAGAAATTGGCCTCGGAGGACATTCACTGCAAGGCTTTCACTGAGCCAACCAGTCTTCCAAAATCAAAGACAATAAAAAGGCCTTTGTTTACGCTATGGCCCTGTCTGGACGGAAAAGGGATTCCAAGACAGCAATCTCACAGCGGCGCAGACAGTGCACTAGACACTGACCTTGAACTAACAACTATTTTAGCCATTTTCCAGAGATTTTGGAGATTTCTACTTTGGCCATCCTTGCGGTAAGAAAATATTATCTTTTAACTGCGACTTTTAAGCGATATTATCTGAGACAGTCAGGTTATTTGAGgcgaatacttttttttttttgactaaatGAAGTTGTTGAAATGTCATTCATTCCCAGTGAGAACTATCTGAACAACATGTTATACTCTGTGTTCTGTTTTTGGggaaaacaatgaaatattCCTACTAAAACTGATCAGAAGTAACTCACAAAATGACACAACTGAATAGTGTAATAATTAGCATGAGTGTTTTCTCAAAGCAGTAACTAAATGTCACATATACTCATATTTGGTGATtacaattatattaaaacaaaagtCCTGACATTTTAGTGAAATACCTGATagcatttaaaatttatatgcACGGAGTGTTACATAGCATGTTAATTATTTACATGAATCTGGTATGGAGTAGTGTAGCCGTAAAACATGCAGATGTGTGCCTCAAATTTGGTTGTAATAATCCTTGGGCAATTTAGAGGACAGCATTTGTAGTCTTTTGGTTGTTTTGGGTGTCTGTTAGCTATATTTGTAATGAGCTGAACACCGGATTTCCTGAGGCAGTATCATTGCATTTATGGCCTAGATCGCCATTAATGAAGTTGTTTGTGATTATTTTGCCTTTGTAGGTGTATTTGAAAGTcgactaaacaaacaaacaaaaataaataaataaataagttggCCCTAATCATAATTGCAAACACGCCCCCACACAGATACACTGACACAAGCTTTAGATTGACAGCAAACGCAAAGTTACTGTTACTCAAAGACTCGTGCAATAAACAAggaaaatacaaattatttaaaatgaacagaGGATGCAAATATAATTTGTTCCGTCATAAATATGTGTCAGTGCGCAACAGGCTATGCAAACGCGTGAACAcaaaaaatgttgttaaaaaGGTTATGGCGGTATATATCAATCcgaatactataaaataaataatttatttattacatagtttttaaatataaatatgacagCTGTATCCACATTTGACAACCTTTAACTTGGTTATTCGCATTCCACTtccaaagataaaaaaaaaagatgtaattCAAAACAGTGTTTTGTGACACTAAATACACTTAGACTGAAAACCccagtgtatttatttataattattaaattgggggaaaaaatataataaaaaacgaAAGGCCTGAAAGATTAGACTAACACTGAATTGCATTTACATCAACTTTGCGTTACCTGAACACACCAATGTGAGACAAGAGAGTTTAATGTGTGCTGTTATTATTGTCTTTTTGTCATCATAATCTTTATTTTCGCTTCATTATGTTCTCATATAATACACATGTGACAATAACACGGCGTTGCAGTTGATATAAGGAACATTTGCGTGTACTTCATATATTTACAATCAAAAATCAATTAATGTGATCTAGCGTGGTGTATTTGGAGCTGCAGAATCATTTTAATGCCCTCTGCCAGCTtgtaaaattcaaataaaagaattgcgagatgtgtAACAACTCTCCATGAGTATTTATAGGATGTATCTGTTAAAGTTGTTCATGTGAGGTGTACTAGAGCATATTATctaaaatataggctacggtcttttaaaaaattcttataGAATATCATCTTCTTTTACGGAGCCAGTGGTTTCAACCTGCTGACCCCACTACAGTAAATATGAGTGGAGTTCAGCACTGAGCATCagtatttctttaaaacaagccTGTAAAAGATGAACATCACGTCTTTATATGACACTGAATTCAACCGTAATTTGTTTGAAAACAATGGCGAACGCACACTCTGCTTCAAGGGGAAAATTAGCTTTATCTTTGTGGGGAAAAGGtatttttactcatttactttttgtttattttttgcctTGTAGTAAAGATTAAACGAGGCTAGGGACACTTCTATATATTTCTAAACAGGAAAGCGAAAGATGATCAGTTCAGAGCCTTTGAGCAaggggaaaagaaaaacaagattttacatttttaataagatattttatagtatttttaaaaagcatataaAACCCGTAATACAGaagttaatgttttgttttgtctgaaATGGACCAAGTGGGTGGTACCTTCTAGTGTTCGAGTAAGCTCCGACACGTGACGTGGAGATGACCAATCAGGTGCACCTCCAGGTTTAACTACGTTAAATGTCAGATTGCAATAAACTAGAAGCTGTTGGTCTGGCCCGCGGAAATGGGCGAGCATAATCTTCTTAATCCTGGGTTTGTGGGACCTTTGGTAAACATCCACACTGGAGACAGGTTTTACTTCCCGAATTTTAGAGCCTCAGGGGGACAGCTGGCGGGGCTACCGTCTCTCTCGTACCCTAGAAGGGACAATGTTTGCTCTCTCCCGTGGAATCCATCGGAGTCGTGCAATGGATATCCTCAGTCTTACTTTAGCAGTCCCGTATCCATTAACCCCTCTTTTAATCGATCTTGTGAAATAACCCGACTGGAGGAAAGCAAGTGTTATTATGGCAATTCCAGCAGCACCAGAGAGTCGTGTTCAGACAGCAACAATCTCAAACGAGAGGAGCGAGCAAGAGATACATCAGTATCGTCTGATCACGGGATGCACAATGGGATGGGCAACAGTGGCACCTTCTCAAAGTATGATTATGGCACCGAACATCTGACCCAAGACCCGCCATCCTGTCAGTCGTTGGAGTCCGACTCCAGTTCTTCAGTGCTAAACGATGGAGGAAAGACTTCAGCAAGCGATCCACAAACCCTGGTATCGCAAGGAAACCACGCAAGCAATATCGCCAGTGGAGGAGGTTTGTCCCTCGCTTTTAATCACAACTGAAAGACAACAGAAGCACACAGTACAATTATCTCGCTCCAGCTCATTTTTTTTGCATGACAGTATATTTAGGCATTCACTGGCAACTGTTATGATTTTCCTGCATGGATCTTGCGTGGTTGTTCAAGGCCACTAGGGGTTGCCCTAAAATGCTCCACGTTCACCAGTTTAAGCGCTCAGTCATTTATACAACCAGTAAACACAACATCATAAAATTCAACAATCCCGTTGCCAATGTTTGACGCTGTTTACAGAAAAAGCATAGTTATTGTTGTTAAATGTAGATTTCACGTTATTTTAGTAAGAAGAGCAGATTTGTACAATGGCAATTGCTCTGTTGAGATGACTCGTTTGTTTTAATGACTCGTAAACTGAATTAATATCTGTTGCCGTGCAGCAAGAAGTCGTTTAATATGCTTTGAAACCGCTAAATAAGTAGGGTTCTTGCAAAAAGGACAATTACCGCGTTAATATACATTTAACTAGAACAGTAAAACGTTCTAAGACATACTATGTAAACAGATAAATTCATCATATCGACAGCTTGCATCACACCTCAGATTGTCATTGAACCGTGTCTAATTGTCATATTAACAGCctcacaaaataaaatgcaccAGAAATTTGTTTTTTACGTGACTTCAAGATGATGTGTTGGCCTAGGAGATGTTTTGAAGCTCTCTCATGAACCCGTGCTATGCCCCTTCTAGGTGCCCCGTGGTACCCGATGCACACCCGGACCCGCAAGAAGCGAAAGCCCTATTCCAAACTGCAGCTGGCCGAGCTTGAAGGAGAGTTCATGCTGAACGAGTTCATCACCCGGCAGCGACGTAGGGAGCTGTCTGACAGGCTCAATCTCAGCGACCAACAGGTTAAAATTTGGTTTCAAAATCG from the Ctenopharyngodon idella isolate HZGC_01 chromosome 22, HZGC01, whole genome shotgun sequence genome contains:
- the hoxc12a gene encoding homeobox protein Hox-C12a translates to MGEHNLLNPGFVGPLVNIHTGDRFYFPNFRASGGQLAGLPSLSYPRRDNVCSLPWNPSESCNGYPQSYFSSPVSINPSFNRSCEITRLEESKCYYGNSSSTRESCSDSNNLKREERARDTSVSSDHGMHNGMGNSGTFSKYDYGTEHLTQDPPSCQSLESDSSSSVLNDGGKTSASDPQTLVSQGNHASNIASGGGAPWYPMHTRTRKKRKPYSKLQLAELEGEFMLNEFITRQRRRELSDRLNLSDQQVKIWFQNRRMKKKRLLLREQALSFF